A genomic segment from Rhinatrema bivittatum chromosome 19, aRhiBiv1.1, whole genome shotgun sequence encodes:
- the LOC115081150 gene encoding LOW QUALITY PROTEIN: toll-like receptor 13 (The sequence of the model RefSeq protein was modified relative to this genomic sequence to represent the inferred CDS: deleted 2 bases in 2 codons), with the protein MKWSHIRCYLVAPWALLVTLWAPLLDAYGFSKCLLADKNPDYADCAGHGVANLTTAIWNLPNGTRWLNASQNRVASLEAGVFTHLPDLQELKLSNNWIESLTGGAFRGLGNLSFLDLSFNRLSSLAPSAFVELSSLRVLDVSNNKIVYLLAGPWRTFLWLRKIDLSYNGLSDFGVVAQAFRDLPSLSELDLSSNRISHLCPAEHPVSLQALQSLNLRGNVLSVLDLTHCSLPGLRTLNLTRNNMSEVNVTSFLSTPSLMDIAFDENSLNISQLLGSPLPNLTALHWSSMRPALHKDASVACQLFQTLPRLTLLDIKHSKFSGSGLEAIGNCTNLTTLYLSTSPLQRLTQNEFWSFRSLQTLFLNKCKLKEVYNSTWSRLRSLQTLVLERNKLSYLKNDLFRPLRSLRYLDLSKNYLTFFNQDAFRGQSNLRYLLLRGCKIVTLNRDSFTYIKHLQLLDIQDNSLSFIKTNTFQKLKQLKTLLLSGNRILTIQKHGFKGLSSLRHLALARNCIYKLTNDTFRYLKLLMLLDLSGNQLMTHNKFQAPTPFLHLQSLNELDMSSQTQMNPMSAPSRLFEGLENLSMLRLSDNPSIFFYNLSLDPLINLSELDMSNIYPVRKSALHFMPKMFKGLRQLRRLKLDSSEVKDLLEDTFVHLTSLESLSLRYNELRNISRKLVENLTSLVYFDIYMNPLLCSCENYWFQNWSTSSLQVQIPLLRAYNCFGQGVTDINFTELDMTFCAFDIGMVLFISTFLVTSLTLIASLLAAKLRWTLRYGYYMFRAWWWGKLSEDNKTYQYDAFVSCCSGDESWVVEKLLPHLERQSSHRYRLCFSHRDFVPGHFYIDSVQKAIANSRKTLCVVSRMYLESEWCQMEVELASSRIFYEQNDVLIVVFLEEVPNYR; encoded by the exons ATGAAGTGGTCCCACATCAGGTGCTACCTTGTCGCCCCCTGGGCTCTCCTAGTGACTCTCTGGGCCCCGCTTCTGGATGCCTATGGCTTCTCCAAGTGCCTGCTCGCTGACAAGAATCCGGATTATGCCGACTGCGCAGGACATGGGGTTGCCAACTTGACGACAGCCATCTGGAACCTCCCAAATGGGACCCGGTGGTTGAACGCGTCCCAGAACAGGGTGGcctctctggaagctggggtctTTACCCACCTGCCAGATCTGCAGGAGCTGAAGCTCAGTAACAACTGGATCGAGAGTCTGACAGGTGGGGCATTCAGAGGCCTGGGAAACCTGAGCTTCCTGGACCTCAGCTTTAACCGCCTTTCGTCTCTGGCCCCATCTGCCTTTGTGGAGCTGAGCAGCCTACGTGTCCTGGATGTCAGCAACAACAAAATTGTCTACTTGCTGGCAGGGCCCTGGAGAACGTTTCTGTGGCTCAGGAAGATTGACCTTTCCTACAACGGCCTCTCAGATTTTGGAGTGGTGGCCCAGGCCTTCCGGGACTTGCCATCGCTCAGTGAGCTGGATCTGAGCTCCAACAGGATCTCCCACCTGTGTCCTGCAGAGCATCCAGTCTCCCTTCAGGCCCTTCAGAGCCTGAATCTGCGTGGTAATGTCCTCTCTGTGCTGGACTTGACCCATTGCTCCCTGCCTGGCCTACGGACTTTGAACCTCACCAGGAATAACATGTCAGAGGTGAATGTTACTTCCTTCCTGAGCACCCCCAGCCTGATGGACATAGCCTTTGATGAAAACTCGCTGAACATCTCCCAGCTACTTGGGAGCCCTCTCCCCAACCTCACCGCACTCCACTGGTCCAGCATGAGG CCTGCCCTGCACAAGGATGCTTCTGTGGCCTGCCAACTTTTTCAGACTTTGCCCAGGCTGACGTTGCTGGACATCAAGCACTCCAAGTTCTCCGGCTCTGGCCTGGAAGCCATTGGCAATTGCACCAACCTGACCACCCTCTACCTCTCCACTAGCCCTCTGCAAAGGTTGACACAGAATGAATTTTGGTCCTTCAGATCCCTCCAGACCCTCTTTCTGAACAAGTGCAAACTGAAGGAGGTATACAACAGTACTTGGAGCAGGCTACGGTCCCTCCAGACCTTGGTCCTGGAAAGAAACAAGCTCTCCTACCTGAAGAATGACCTTTTCCGGCCCTTGAGAAGCCTACGCTATCTTGACCTCTCAAAGAACTATCTGACCTTCTTCAACCAGGATGCATTCCGTGGCCAGAGCAACCTACGTTATCTGCTGCTCAGGGGCTGCAAGATCGTCACTCTGAATAgggacagttttacatacatCAAGCACCTCCAGCTCCTGGACATACAGGACAATAGCTTGTCCTTCATCAAGACCAACACATTTCAAAAGCTAAAGCAACTGAAGACGCTCCTGCTGTCTGGGAACAGGATCTTGACCATCCAGAAGCATGGGTTCAAGGGTCTTTCGTCCCTCCGCCACCTCGCTCTCGCCAGAAATTGCATCTATAAATTAACCAATGACACATTCAGATATTTGAAATTACTTATGTTGCTGGACTTGAGCGGGAACCAGCTGATGACTCATAACAAGTTCCAGGCTCCCACCCCTTTCCTCCACCTCCAGTCCCTGAATGAGTTGGATATGAGCTCTCAGACACAGATGAATCCCATGAGTGCCCCCAGCAGactatttgagggtctggagaaCCTCAGCATGCTTCGCTTGAGTGACAATCCCAGCATATTCTTCTACAATCTCTCCTTGGATCCCCTCATCAACCTCTCAGAGCTGGACATGTCCAACATCTATCCCGTGAGAAAGAGTGCGCTGCATTTCATGCCAAAGATGTTCAAGGGTCTTCGCCAGCTCAGACGTCTCAAGCTGGACAGCAGCGAGGTGAAAGATCTCCTGGAAGACACTTTTGTTCACTTGACCTCCTTGGAGAGCCTGTCCCTGAGATACAATGAACTCAGGAACATCAGCAGGAAACTGGTGGAGAACTTGACCTCCCTGGTTTATTTTGACATCTACATGAACCCTCTACTCTGCTCCTGTGAAAACTATTGGTTCCAGAACTGGTCCACCTCTAGCCTTCAGGTCCAGATCCCCTTGCTACGAGCCTACAACTGTTTTGGCCAAGGGGTGACAGACATCAACTTTACGGAACTGGACATGACCTTCTGTGCCTTTGACATAGGCATGGTCCTCTTCATCAGCACATTCCTTGTCACCTCATTAACCCTGATAGCCTCGCTGCTGGCCGCTAAGCTGAGGTGGACTTTGAGATATGGCTACTACATGTTTAGAGCCTGGTGGTGGGGGAAA CTCAGCGAGGACAACAAGACCTATCAGTATGATGCCTTTGTGTCCTGCTGCTCAGGGGACGAGAGCTGGGTGGTGGAGAAGCTCCTGCCCCACCTGGAAAGGCAGAGCTCGCATAGGTACAGGCTCTGCTTCAGCCACAGGGATTTTGTACCTGGGCATTTCTACATCGACAGTGTCCAGAAGGCTATTGCCAACAGCCGCAAGACCCTGTGCGTGGTCAGCAGGATGTACCTGGAGAGCGAATGGTGCCAGATGGAGGTGGAGCTAGCCAGCTCCAGGATCTTCTACGAGCAGAACGATGTCCTCATCGTAGTCTTCCTGGAAGAAGTCCCGAACTATAGGTGA